From one Streptomyces sp. R41 genomic stretch:
- the fasR gene encoding fatty acid biosynthesis transcriptional regulator FasR, which produces MPEPESSNTERPAHAIHAHSATLKRLERSSGSLAAQAIARMDETLPWYRAMPPENRSWIGLVAQAGIAAFTEWFRHPDAPQAISTDVFGTAPRELTRAITLRQTVEMVRTTIEVMESAIDEVAAPGDESVLREALLVYAREIAFATAQVYAQAAEARGAWDARLESLVVNAVLSGEADEGAVSRAAALGWNSPEHVCVVLGTAPDGDSELTVEAIRRAARHAKLQVLTGVLGDRLVVIAGGSDNPLAVAKSLIGPYAAGPVVAGPIVPDLLAATRSAQAAAAGLKACFAWQDAPRPVLADDLLPERAIASDPSAREQLVEEIYRPLEEAGSALLETLSVYLEQASSLEGAARMLFVHPNTVRYRLRRVTDVTGWSPSDVRSAFTLRIALILGRLADGDPQT; this is translated from the coding sequence GTGCCCGAACCCGAATCCAGCAACACCGAACGCCCAGCGCATGCCATCCACGCGCACTCCGCGACCTTGAAGCGGCTGGAGAGGTCGTCCGGCAGTCTCGCCGCCCAGGCCATCGCGCGGATGGACGAGACGCTGCCGTGGTACCGGGCCATGCCCCCGGAGAACCGTTCCTGGATCGGTCTCGTCGCCCAGGCCGGCATCGCGGCCTTCACCGAGTGGTTCCGGCATCCCGACGCCCCGCAGGCCATCTCCACCGATGTGTTCGGGACCGCGCCACGCGAGCTGACCAGGGCCATCACCCTGCGCCAGACCGTCGAGATGGTGCGGACCACCATCGAGGTCATGGAGAGCGCGATCGACGAGGTCGCCGCTCCCGGTGACGAGTCCGTGCTGCGCGAGGCCCTGCTCGTCTACGCCCGCGAGATCGCCTTCGCCACCGCCCAGGTGTACGCGCAGGCGGCGGAGGCACGGGGTGCCTGGGACGCCCGGCTCGAATCGCTCGTCGTGAACGCGGTGCTCTCCGGTGAGGCCGATGAGGGTGCCGTCTCCCGGGCCGCCGCCCTCGGCTGGAATTCTCCCGAACATGTCTGCGTGGTGCTGGGTACGGCGCCCGACGGTGACAGCGAGCTGACGGTCGAGGCGATCCGGCGGGCCGCCCGGCACGCCAAGCTGCAGGTACTGACCGGTGTGCTCGGGGACCGGCTCGTCGTCATCGCGGGCGGCAGCGACAATCCGCTCGCCGTCGCCAAGTCGCTGATCGGGCCGTACGCCGCCGGGCCTGTCGTCGCCGGGCCGATCGTGCCCGATCTGCTCGCCGCGACCCGGTCCGCGCAGGCCGCCGCCGCCGGACTCAAGGCGTGTTTTGCCTGGCAGGACGCCCCGAGGCCGGTTCTGGCGGACGACCTGCTGCCGGAGCGCGCGATCGCCTCGGACCCGTCCGCCCGCGAGCAACTGGTGGAGGAGATCTACAGACCGCTGGAGGAGGCCGGCTCCGCGCTCCTGGAAACGCTCAGCGTCTATCTGGAACAGGCGAGCAGCCTCGAAGGCGCGGCCCGGATGCTCTTCGTCCATCCCAACACCGTGCGCTACCGGCTCCGACGTGTGACTGACGTCACCGGCTGGTCGCCTTCGGATGTACGCTCCGCGTTCACGCTGCGGATCGCGCTGATCCTGGGGCGTCTGGCTGATGGAGATCCCCAAACCTAG
- a CDS encoding ACP S-malonyltransferase, whose product MLVLVAPGQGAQTPGFLTPWLDLPGAADRLAVWSDAIGLDLTHYGTQADADAIRDTAVAQPLLVAAGLLSASALGDITPGAVAGHSVGEITAAAFAGVLDETDALQLVRKRGLAMADAAAVTQTGMSALLGGDPETTVPHLAKLGLTPANVNGAGQIVAAGTLEELAALEADKPEGVRRVVALKVAGAFHTHHMTPAVDALAEAAAGLDPADPLITYVSNKDGQAVKAGSEVLARLIGQVANPVRWDLCMETFKELGVTALVEVCPGGTLTGLAKRALPGVATLALKTPDDLDAARELIAEHSA is encoded by the coding sequence GTGCTCGTACTCGTCGCTCCCGGCCAGGGCGCCCAGACGCCCGGCTTCCTGACTCCTTGGCTCGATCTCCCCGGCGCCGCCGACCGCCTCGCCGTGTGGTCGGACGCCATCGGGCTCGACCTCACCCACTACGGCACGCAGGCCGACGCGGACGCGATCCGTGACACGGCTGTCGCGCAGCCGCTCCTCGTCGCCGCCGGTCTCCTGTCGGCCTCGGCACTCGGTGACATCACCCCCGGTGCCGTCGCGGGCCACAGCGTGGGCGAGATCACGGCCGCCGCGTTCGCGGGAGTGCTCGACGAGACCGACGCGCTGCAGCTCGTACGCAAGCGGGGCCTGGCGATGGCCGACGCCGCAGCCGTCACGCAGACCGGTATGTCGGCGCTGCTCGGCGGGGACCCCGAGACGACGGTCCCGCACCTGGCGAAGCTCGGCCTGACCCCGGCCAACGTGAACGGCGCGGGCCAGATCGTGGCCGCCGGCACGCTGGAGGAGCTGGCCGCCCTGGAGGCGGACAAGCCCGAGGGCGTACGCCGTGTCGTGGCCCTGAAGGTCGCGGGCGCGTTCCACACCCACCACATGACCCCGGCGGTCGACGCGCTGGCCGAGGCCGCCGCGGGCCTGGACCCGGCGGACCCGCTGATCACGTACGTGTCGAACAAGGACGGCCAGGCCGTCAAGGCCGGCTCCGAGGTCCTGGCGCGTCTGATCGGCCAGGTCGCCAACCCGGTCCGCTGGGACCTGTGCATGGAGACCTTCAAGGAGCTCGGCGTGACCGCGCTGGTCGAGGTGTGCCCCGGCGGCACCCTGACCGGTCTGGCCAAGCGCGCGCTGCCCGGTGTCGCGACGCTGGCGCTGAAGACCCCCGACGACCTCGACGCGGCTCGCGAGCTCATCGCAGAGCACAGTGCCTGA
- a CDS encoding ketoacyl-ACP synthase III — MSKIKAPKGAPFARILGVGGYRPVRVVPNEVILETIDSSDEWIRSRSGIETRHWANDEETVAAMSIEASGKAIADAGINADQIGAVVVSTVSHFSQTPAVATEIADKLGTNKAAAFDISAGCAGFGYGLTLAKGMVVEGSAEYVLVIGVERLSDLTDLEDRATAFLFGDGAGAVVVGPSEEPHIGPTVWGSEGDKAGTIKQTVPWDRFRIGDVSELPLDSKGEIKFPAITQEGQAVFRWAVFEMAKVAQQALDAAGITPDDLDVFIPHQANERIIDSMVKTLKLPAHVTVARDVRTTGNTSAASIPLAMERLLATGEAKSGDTALVIGFGAGLVYAATVVTLP; from the coding sequence ATGTCGAAGATCAAGGCACCCAAGGGCGCTCCGTTCGCGCGCATCCTCGGCGTCGGCGGCTACCGCCCCGTCCGGGTCGTGCCCAACGAGGTGATCCTGGAGACGATCGACTCGTCCGACGAGTGGATCCGCTCGCGCTCCGGCATCGAGACCCGGCACTGGGCGAACGACGAGGAGACCGTCGCCGCGATGTCGATCGAGGCGTCCGGCAAGGCCATCGCCGACGCCGGGATCAACGCCGACCAGATCGGCGCCGTGGTCGTCTCCACCGTGTCGCACTTCAGCCAGACCCCGGCCGTCGCCACCGAGATCGCCGACAAGCTCGGCACGAACAAGGCCGCCGCCTTCGACATCTCGGCCGGCTGCGCGGGCTTCGGCTACGGCCTGACGCTCGCCAAGGGCATGGTCGTCGAGGGTTCGGCGGAGTACGTCCTCGTCATCGGCGTGGAGCGGCTGTCGGACCTCACCGACCTGGAGGACCGCGCGACGGCCTTCCTGTTCGGTGACGGCGCGGGCGCGGTCGTCGTGGGCCCCTCCGAGGAGCCGCACATCGGTCCCACCGTGTGGGGTTCCGAGGGCGACAAGGCGGGCACGATCAAGCAGACCGTGCCGTGGGACCGTTTCCGCATCGGCGACGTCTCGGAGCTTCCGCTCGATTCCAAGGGCGAGATCAAGTTCCCTGCGATCACGCAGGAGGGCCAGGCGGTGTTCCGCTGGGCCGTGTTCGAGATGGCGAAGGTCGCCCAGCAGGCGCTGGACGCGGCCGGAATCACCCCGGACGACCTGGATGTCTTCATTCCTCACCAGGCCAACGAGCGGATCATCGACTCGATGGTGAAGACGCTGAAACTGCCGGCGCACGTCACGGTCGCCCGCGACGTACGCACCACCGGCAACACGTCGGCCGCCTCGATCCCGCTCGCGATGGAGCGGCTCCTGGCGACCGGCGAGGCGAAGAGCGGCGACACCGCGCTCGTCATCGGCTTCGGGGCGGGTCTCGTGTACGCCGCCACGGTCGTTACCCTCCCCTAG
- a CDS encoding acyl carrier protein gives MAATQEEIVEGLAEIVNEIAGIPTEDVQLDKSFTDDLDVDSLSMVEVVVAAEERFDVKIPDDDVKNLKTVGDATNYILKHQA, from the coding sequence ATGGCCGCCACTCAGGAAGAGATCGTCGAAGGTCTCGCCGAGATCGTGAACGAGATCGCCGGGATCCCCACCGAGGACGTCCAGCTGGACAAGTCCTTCACCGACGACCTGGACGTCGACTCGCTGTCCATGGTCGAGGTCGTCGTCGCCGCCGAAGAGCGCTTCGACGTCAAGATCCCGGACGACGACGTCAAGAACCTCAAGACCGTCGGCGACGCGACGAACTACATCCTCAAGCACCAGGCCTGA
- a CDS encoding beta-ketoacyl synthase: protein MSPTNRTVVVTGIGATTPLGGDAASTWEGLVAGRSGVRALEQEWAADQAVRIAAQIAVEPGEVIPRPQARRLDRSAQFALIAAKEAWADAGFVGKAGETDTSAADEAGSVDPDRLGAVIASGIGGVTTLLDQYDVLKEKGVRRVSPHTVPMLMPNGPSANVGLLVGARAGVHTPVSACASGAEAIGYAIEMIRTGRADVVVAGGTEAAIHPLPIAAFGNMMAMSKNNDDPQGASRPYDVARDGFVLGEGAGVLVLESAEHAAKRGARVYAEAVGQGISADAHDIVQPEPEGRGISHALQNLLDNTDLDPAEIVHVNAHATSTPAGDVAELKALRKVFGDDADHMAVSATKSMTGHLLGGAGGVESVASVLALYHRLAPPTINVENLDPEAEAAADIVRGEARKLPVEGRIAALNDSFGFGGHNVVLAFRSV from the coding sequence GTGAGCCCGACCAATCGCACCGTGGTCGTCACCGGTATCGGCGCAACCACACCGCTGGGTGGCGACGCAGCCTCTACCTGGGAGGGCCTGGTCGCCGGACGTTCCGGTGTCCGAGCCCTGGAGCAGGAGTGGGCCGCCGATCAGGCGGTCCGCATCGCGGCGCAGATCGCCGTGGAGCCGGGCGAGGTCATTCCCCGCCCGCAGGCCCGCCGCCTGGACCGCTCGGCGCAGTTCGCGCTGATCGCGGCCAAGGAGGCCTGGGCGGACGCCGGTTTCGTCGGCAAGGCGGGCGAGACCGACACATCGGCCGCCGACGAGGCGGGCAGCGTCGACCCCGACCGGCTCGGCGCGGTCATCGCCTCCGGCATCGGCGGCGTGACGACTCTGCTCGACCAGTACGACGTGCTGAAGGAGAAGGGCGTACGCCGTGTCTCCCCGCACACCGTGCCGATGCTGATGCCCAACGGCCCGTCCGCCAACGTGGGCCTCCTCGTGGGCGCCCGCGCCGGCGTGCACACCCCGGTCTCCGCCTGTGCTTCGGGCGCCGAGGCCATCGGCTACGCCATCGAGATGATCCGCACCGGCCGTGCCGACGTCGTCGTCGCCGGTGGTACCGAGGCGGCCATCCACCCGCTGCCCATCGCCGCGTTCGGCAACATGATGGCGATGTCCAAGAACAACGACGACCCGCAGGGTGCCTCGCGCCCCTACGACGTCGCCCGTGACGGCTTCGTCCTCGGTGAGGGCGCCGGCGTCCTCGTCCTGGAGTCGGCCGAGCACGCCGCCAAGCGCGGCGCCCGTGTCTACGCGGAAGCGGTCGGCCAGGGCATCTCGGCCGACGCCCACGACATCGTGCAGCCTGAGCCCGAGGGCCGCGGCATCTCGCACGCACTGCAGAACCTGCTCGACAACACCGACCTGGACCCGGCCGAGATCGTGCACGTCAACGCGCACGCGACCTCGACGCCGGCCGGTGACGTCGCCGAGCTGAAGGCGCTCCGCAAGGTGTTCGGCGACGACGCCGACCACATGGCGGTGTCCGCCACCAAGTCGATGACCGGTCACCTCCTCGGTGGCGCAGGCGGCGTGGAGTCGGTCGCGTCCGTGCTCGCGCTGTACCACCGTCTCGCGCCGCCGACCATCAACGTCGAGAACCTCGACCCCGAGGCGGAGGCTGCCGCCGACATCGTTCGCGGTGAGGCGCGCAAGCTGCCTGTCGAGGGCCGCATCGCCGCCCTGAACGACTCGTTCGGGTTCGGCGGGCACAACGTGGTGCTGGCCTTCCGGTCTGTCTGA
- a CDS encoding DUF3145 domain-containing protein, whose product MTTRGVLYVHSAPRALCPHVEWAVAGVLGTRVNLDWIRQPASPGTWRSEFSWKGEVGTASKLASALRGWHLMRFEVTAEPCPTAEGERYSCTPELGIFHAVTGIHGDILIPEDRLRAALLRSQRGETDLEAELAKLLGKPWDDELEPFRYAGEGAPVRWLHQVV is encoded by the coding sequence GTGACGACACGTGGAGTTCTCTACGTGCACTCCGCGCCCCGCGCGCTGTGCCCGCACGTCGAGTGGGCGGTCGCGGGGGTGCTCGGCACGCGCGTGAACCTCGACTGGATCCGGCAGCCCGCGTCACCGGGCACCTGGAGATCCGAGTTCTCCTGGAAGGGCGAGGTGGGCACCGCCTCCAAGCTCGCCTCCGCGCTGCGCGGCTGGCATCTGATGCGCTTCGAGGTCACCGCCGAGCCGTGCCCCACGGCCGAGGGCGAGCGCTATAGCTGCACCCCCGAGCTCGGCATCTTCCACGCCGTCACCGGAATCCACGGCGACATCCTGATCCCCGAGGACCGCCTGCGCGCCGCCCTCCTGCGCTCCCAGCGAGGCGAAACCGACCTGGAGGCCGAACTCGCCAAGCTCCTCGGCAAGCCCTGGGACGACGAGTTGGAGCCCTTCAGGTACGCGGGCGAGGGCGCCCCGGTCCGCTGGCTCCACCAGGTGGTGTGA
- a CDS encoding SGNH/GDSL hydrolase family protein, protein MRNRSHRSRAVLAVAAAALLGVAGCDAFGGNSPAPRGTTAKALPSPKPTPTWDRSPGSVAAVGDSITRGFDACTILSDCPEASWATGSDAQVRSLAVRLLGTAGAAEHSWNYAVTGARMADLPGQMAQAATRKPELVTVMAGANDACRSSASAMTSVADFRAEFEDAMRTLRGALPKTQVYVSSVPDLKRLWSQGRVNPLGKQVWKLGICPSMLGDADVLDSAATLRRAKVQDRVEAYNEVLREVCAKDRRCRFDGGAVFEYRFGTDQLSHWDWFHPSKDGQARLAEIAYRTVTAKNPVA, encoded by the coding sequence ATGCGGAACCGCAGCCACCGTTCACGGGCCGTCCTCGCCGTCGCGGCGGCGGCTCTGCTGGGTGTCGCCGGGTGCGACGCCTTCGGTGGCAACTCCCCGGCGCCAAGAGGTACGACCGCGAAGGCTCTGCCGTCCCCGAAGCCCACGCCCACCTGGGACCGCAGCCCGGGATCGGTGGCCGCGGTCGGCGATTCCATCACCCGCGGCTTCGACGCGTGCACCATCTTGTCGGACTGCCCCGAGGCGTCCTGGGCGACGGGCAGCGACGCGCAGGTCCGGAGTCTCGCCGTACGGCTGCTCGGCACGGCCGGGGCCGCCGAGCACAGTTGGAACTACGCGGTGACCGGTGCACGGATGGCGGACCTGCCCGGCCAGATGGCGCAGGCGGCGACCAGGAAGCCGGAGCTGGTCACGGTGATGGCGGGCGCCAATGACGCCTGCCGCTCCTCCGCCTCGGCGATGACCTCCGTCGCCGACTTCCGCGCCGAGTTCGAGGACGCGATGCGGACGCTGCGCGGCGCCCTGCCCAAGACGCAGGTGTATGTGTCGAGCGTGCCGGATCTGAAGCGGCTGTGGTCCCAGGGCCGCGTCAACCCGCTGGGCAAGCAGGTGTGGAAGCTGGGCATCTGCCCCTCGATGCTGGGCGACGCGGACGTCCTGGACTCGGCGGCGACCCTGCGGCGCGCCAAGGTGCAGGACCGGGTGGAGGCGTACAACGAAGTCCTTCGGGAGGTGTGCGCCAAGGACAGGCGCTGCCGCTTCGACGGGGGCGCGGTCTTCGAGTACCGCTTCGGCACGGACCAGTTGAGCCACTGGGACTGGTTCCACCCGAGCAAGGACGGCCAGGCCAGGCTGGCGGAGATCGCGTACCGGACGGTGACGGCGAAGAACCCGGTGGCTTGA
- a CDS encoding aldose epimerase family protein, producing MRSELFGTLPDGTPVHRWTLERSGVRVRVLTYGGIVQSAEVPDRDGRAVDVVLGFADLAGYLAHPEPYFGALVGRYANRIAGGRFPLDGLTYHLAQNDGPNSLHGGELGFNKRVWDAEPVGHGVRLTRVSPHGEEGFPGRLEVSATYSLGEDGTLRIAYEAVTDAPTVVNLTNHTYWNLSGGGSAGEHELRIAASRLTPVDADLIPTGELAPVEGTRFDFRQARKVGTGYDNNFVLDKGVTATAAEVAELYDPASGRVLTVATTEPGLQLYTADHLSDPFTPGDGVALETQHFPDSPHRPEFPSTELRPGGVYRSQTVYGFAVRA from the coding sequence ATGCGCAGCGAACTCTTCGGCACCCTTCCCGACGGCACTCCGGTCCACCGCTGGACGCTGGAGCGGTCCGGCGTGCGGGTGCGGGTCCTGACGTACGGCGGGATCGTGCAGTCGGCCGAGGTTCCCGACCGGGACGGGCGGGCCGTGGACGTGGTGCTGGGGTTCGCGGACCTGGCGGGCTACCTCGCCCATCCGGAGCCGTACTTCGGGGCGCTGGTCGGGCGGTACGCGAACCGGATCGCGGGCGGCCGCTTCCCGCTCGACGGTCTGACCTACCACCTCGCCCAGAACGACGGACCCAACTCCCTGCACGGCGGCGAGCTCGGCTTCAACAAGCGCGTGTGGGACGCCGAGCCGGTCGGGCACGGCGTGCGGCTCACCCGGGTCAGCCCGCACGGCGAGGAGGGCTTCCCGGGCCGCCTGGAGGTCTCGGCGACGTACAGCCTGGGCGAGGACGGCACGCTGCGGATCGCGTACGAGGCGGTCACCGACGCGCCGACCGTGGTGAACCTGACGAACCACACCTACTGGAATCTGAGCGGAGGGGGAAGCGCGGGTGAGCACGAACTCCGTATCGCCGCCTCGCGGTTGACGCCGGTGGACGCCGACCTCATCCCGACCGGGGAGCTCGCCCCCGTCGAGGGCACCCGCTTCGACTTCCGGCAGGCGCGGAAGGTCGGCACCGGGTACGACAACAACTTCGTGCTCGACAAGGGTGTCACGGCGACGGCCGCCGAGGTCGCGGAACTGTACGACCCGGCCTCCGGGCGCGTGCTGACCGTGGCGACCACCGAACCGGGGCTGCAGCTCTACACCGCGGACCACTTGAGCGACCCGTTCACGCCCGGCGACGGCGTCGCGCTGGAGACGCAGCACTTCCCCGACTCCCCGCACCGGCCGGAGTTCCCGAGCACGGAGCTGCGGCCGGGCGGGGTGTACAGGTCGCAGACGGTGTACGGATTCGCCGTGCGCGCCTGA
- a CDS encoding beta-glucosidase: protein MKAENAADRAREAVVDAALGKLDLDAKARLLAGQDMWSLPALPEIGLKSLVMSDGPIGVRGVHWTADDPSIALPSPTALAATWDPALARRAGALLAQEARRKKVHVLLAPTVNLHRSPLGGRHFEAYSEDPYLTGRIGSGYVQGVQSGGVGTTVKHFVANDAETDRFTVNNVVCERALRELYLAPFEAIVENAHPWGIMTAYNSVNGTTMTEHRHLVNEILRGEWGFDGFNVSDWMAARSTTADIEGGLDVAMPGPRTVYGAPLAAAVRAGEVEEAKVDEAVRNVLRLAARVGILQGAEPVVTEPPAPIDGEALAREIARRAFVLVRNENSALPLKPGSVALIGAAARDARVLGGGSATVFPSRIVSPLDGLTAALPEGSLAYAVGADPTEELAVADKGFELRAVCRDANGEIIGSGSASGGQIQWMGDDLPEGVTHDTLHTVELTGTFTPRDSGPHTFGIKGLGAFTLTVDGTTYFDDAQRTDKDDPFEAFFLAPVPRAQAELTAGEAVEVSLTHVVTLPEGIPMKVVGFALAHQEPQRDEDELIAEAVETARAADTAVVVVATTDRVESEGFDRKDLRLPGRQDELVRAVAAANPNTVVVVNSGSPVELPWRDEVAAVLLSWFPGQEGGAALADVLTGAHEPGGRLPSTWGSFADAPVTQVVPADGELPYTEGVFIGYRAWEKEGKTPSYPFGHGLGYTDWTYESLEISGTTATIRVRNSGERAGREVVQVYLAPVEADAERPARWLAGFAGVEAGPGESAEAVVELPRRAFEIWDENADAWAFVKGSYEVQAGRSIIDRRVAAAINV from the coding sequence ATCAAGGCCGAGAACGCGGCCGATCGGGCCCGCGAGGCGGTCGTCGACGCGGCCCTCGGCAAGCTCGACCTGGACGCGAAGGCGAGGCTGCTGGCCGGCCAGGACATGTGGTCGCTGCCCGCGCTCCCCGAGATCGGGCTGAAGTCCCTGGTCATGTCCGACGGTCCGATCGGCGTCCGCGGCGTCCACTGGACCGCCGACGACCCGTCCATCGCACTCCCGTCCCCGACCGCGCTCGCCGCCACCTGGGACCCGGCCCTCGCCCGCCGCGCCGGTGCCCTGCTCGCCCAGGAGGCCCGGCGCAAGAAGGTCCACGTCCTGCTCGCGCCCACCGTCAACCTGCACCGCTCCCCGCTCGGCGGCCGCCACTTCGAGGCCTACAGCGAGGACCCGTATCTGACCGGCCGGATCGGCAGCGGTTACGTGCAGGGCGTGCAGTCCGGCGGCGTCGGCACCACCGTCAAGCACTTCGTCGCCAACGACGCCGAGACCGACCGCTTCACGGTGAACAACGTGGTCTGCGAACGCGCCCTGCGCGAGCTCTACCTGGCCCCTTTCGAGGCCATCGTCGAGAACGCCCACCCCTGGGGCATCATGACCGCCTACAACTCGGTCAACGGCACGACGATGACCGAGCACCGCCACCTCGTGAACGAGATCCTGCGCGGCGAATGGGGCTTCGACGGCTTCAACGTCTCCGACTGGATGGCCGCCCGCTCGACCACCGCCGACATCGAGGGCGGCCTCGACGTCGCCATGCCCGGCCCGCGGACCGTGTACGGCGCACCGCTCGCCGCCGCCGTGCGCGCCGGCGAGGTCGAGGAGGCCAAGGTCGACGAGGCCGTCCGCAACGTGCTCCGGCTCGCCGCCCGCGTCGGCATCCTTCAGGGCGCCGAGCCGGTCGTGACCGAGCCTCCCGCCCCCATCGACGGCGAGGCACTGGCCCGCGAGATCGCCCGCCGCGCCTTCGTCCTCGTGCGGAACGAGAACAGCGCGCTGCCCCTCAAGCCGGGAAGCGTGGCCCTCATCGGTGCCGCCGCCCGCGACGCCCGCGTCCTCGGCGGCGGCTCCGCCACCGTCTTCCCCTCCCGGATCGTCTCGCCCCTCGACGGCCTCACCGCAGCCCTCCCCGAGGGCAGCCTGGCGTACGCCGTCGGCGCCGACCCGACCGAGGAACTCGCCGTCGCCGACAAGGGGTTCGAGCTGCGCGCCGTCTGCCGCGACGCGAACGGCGAGATCATCGGCAGCGGCTCCGCGTCGGGCGGCCAGATCCAGTGGATGGGTGACGACCTCCCCGAGGGCGTCACCCACGACACTCTCCACACCGTCGAGCTGACCGGCACCTTCACCCCGCGCGACAGCGGCCCGCACACCTTCGGCATCAAGGGCCTGGGCGCCTTCACCCTCACCGTCGACGGCACGACGTACTTCGACGACGCCCAGCGCACCGACAAGGACGACCCCTTCGAGGCGTTCTTCCTCGCCCCGGTGCCCCGCGCCCAGGCCGAACTGACCGCGGGCGAGGCGGTCGAGGTCTCCCTCACCCACGTGGTCACCCTCCCCGAGGGCATCCCGATGAAGGTCGTCGGCTTCGCGCTCGCCCACCAGGAGCCGCAGCGCGACGAGGACGAGCTGATCGCCGAGGCCGTCGAGACCGCCCGCGCCGCCGACACCGCGGTCGTCGTGGTCGCCACCACCGACCGCGTCGAGTCCGAGGGCTTCGACCGCAAGGACCTCCGACTCCCGGGCCGCCAGGACGAGTTGGTCCGCGCCGTCGCCGCCGCCAACCCGAACACCGTCGTGGTCGTCAACTCCGGCTCCCCGGTGGAACTGCCGTGGCGCGACGAGGTCGCCGCCGTACTGCTGAGCTGGTTCCCCGGCCAGGAGGGCGGCGCCGCGCTCGCCGACGTCCTCACCGGCGCGCACGAGCCGGGCGGTCGGCTGCCCAGCACCTGGGGCTCCTTCGCGGACGCCCCGGTCACCCAGGTGGTCCCGGCCGACGGCGAACTCCCGTACACCGAGGGCGTGTTCATCGGCTACCGCGCCTGGGAGAAGGAAGGGAAGACCCCCTCGTACCCCTTCGGGCACGGCCTCGGCTACACCGACTGGACGTACGAGTCGCTCGAGATCAGCGGTACGACCGCCACGATCCGCGTGCGCAATTCCGGTGAGCGCGCCGGGCGCGAGGTCGTCCAGGTCTACCTGGCCCCGGTGGAGGCCGACGCCGAGCGGCCCGCCCGATGGCTCGCCGGCTTCGCGGGCGTCGAGGCCGGTCCGGGCGAGAGTGCCGAGGCCGTCGTGGAACTCCCGCGCCGCGCCTTCGAGATCTGGGACGAGAACGCCGACGCGTGGGCGTTTGTGAAGGGTTCGTACGAGGTTCAGGCGGGGCGCTCGATCATCGACCGCCGGGTCGCGGCCGCGATTAACGTCTGA
- a CDS encoding TetR/AcrR family transcriptional regulator: MPYGDAMSTRARSEERRAEIVRAALEVIAERGYRGASLAAVAERVGLTQQGLLHYFPTKDALLVAVLEERDQWDAVPDTQWRVDLLASLVEYNAMRPGIIQTFSALLGESVTEGHPAREYFTERYARVRASMAAVLRAEYGERLPNGLTPERTAPLLVAVMDGLQYQWLLDPESVDMPGAFRDFLALLGET, from the coding sequence ATGCCGTACGGTGACGCCATGAGCACCAGGGCCAGAAGCGAGGAGCGGCGCGCGGAGATCGTCCGGGCGGCCCTGGAGGTGATCGCCGAGCGTGGCTACCGGGGCGCGAGCCTGGCCGCGGTCGCGGAGCGCGTGGGCCTCACCCAGCAGGGGCTGCTGCACTACTTCCCCACGAAGGACGCCCTGCTCGTCGCCGTCCTCGAGGAGCGCGACCAGTGGGACGCCGTGCCGGACACCCAGTGGCGGGTCGATCTGCTGGCCTCACTGGTCGAGTACAACGCCATGCGGCCCGGGATCATCCAGACCTTCTCGGCGCTGCTCGGCGAGAGCGTCACGGAGGGGCATCCGGCGCGCGAGTACTTCACCGAGCGGTACGCCAGGGTGCGCGCGAGCATGGCGGCGGTGCTGCGCGCCGAGTACGGGGAGCGGCTTCCGAACGGGCTCACGCCGGAGCGCACCGCGCCCCTGCTCGTCGCGGTGATGGACGGCCTTCAGTACCAGTGGCTGCTGGATCCGGAGTCGGTGGACATGCCCGGCGCGTTCCGGGACTTCCTGGCACTGCTGGGCGAGACCTGA
- a CDS encoding YrdB family protein: MKATNLGVLFLIELGALAAVGYWGFTSDVGTPWAWLLGLGAPAVLIALWALFGSQKATYKTRGAVRVGFELLWFGSGVLALVLAGAYAWAMVFAAVCAASKTLAVIWRQ, encoded by the coding sequence ATGAAGGCAACGAACCTGGGCGTGCTCTTCCTCATCGAACTCGGCGCCCTCGCGGCCGTCGGGTACTGGGGATTCACCAGCGATGTGGGCACGCCGTGGGCCTGGCTCCTCGGCCTCGGCGCACCGGCCGTACTGATCGCGCTGTGGGCGCTGTTCGGCTCGCAGAAGGCGACGTACAAGACGCGCGGCGCGGTCCGTGTCGGCTTCGAACTGCTCTGGTTCGGGTCCGGCGTGCTCGCCCTGGTGCTCGCCGGGGCCTACGCCTGGGCGATGGTCTTCGCCGCCGTCTGCGCGGCGAGCAAGACGCTGGCCGTCATCTGGCGGCAGTGA